In Cololabis saira isolate AMF1-May2022 chromosome 4, fColSai1.1, whole genome shotgun sequence, one DNA window encodes the following:
- the LOC133442497 gene encoding T-cell surface glycoprotein CD3 delta chain-like has translation MNYQSLLLWALTAFVICQRGNTEISLVKTANGIKLFCPNYHVERTGSNEQNESLELEYEDDNSGEYKCVEPGGGDTIDSKIYVKFRPCDNCVEIDPAVLAGLVAANVVATILAAATMYSIAAHRRTAADTSNKKSKSIYL, from the exons ATGAACTATCAGTCACTGCTGCTTTGGGCGTTGACAG CATTTGTGATCTGTCAGCGGG GAAACACTGAAATATCTCTGGTAAAGACTGCAAATGGAATTAAACTGTTCTGCCCAAATTATCACGTGGAAAGAACCGGTAGCAATGAGCAAAACGAGAGTCTGGAGCTGGAGTACGAAGACGACAACTCAGGGGAGTACAAATGTGTGGAACCTGGCGGTGGGGACACCATCGACTCCAAAATCTACGTGAAGTTTCGAC CCTGTGACAACTGTGTTGAGATCGACCCGGCTGTGCTAGCAGGACTAGTGGCTGCAAATGTGGTGGCTACGATCCTCGCTGCTGCGACCATGTATTCCATCGCTGCACATAGGAGGACTGCTGCAGACACTTCTAACAAGAAGagtaaatctatctatctataa
- the LOC133442498 gene encoding T-cell surface glycoprotein CD3 delta chain-like, with product MRACEKLSLFKLEEAAAKTPDGTCFLLNVSFSCTAIKDVKVEHISNKIRLSCSEGNISLKIDGPGTKTLDLPYRDENSGEYTCVKWGQKIYVKFRSCDNCVELDMTSLVGMAIGQVVATSVVGVAVYILVSQAQTGRVAPKQKNSNKQHHGPNETSHRPTNDHYQPLRRDAQKRDEYDELQPKRRYN from the exons AGCATGTGAAAAATTATCACTTTTTAAGTTAGAAGAAGCAGCTGCAAAGACACCGGATGGTACATGCTTTTTGTtgaatgtttctttttcttgcacaGCGATTAAAGATGTAAAAGTGGAACACATCTCAAATAAAATCAGACTGTCATGTTCTGAAGGAAATATTTCATTAAAGATCGATGGTCCAGGGACAAAAACCTTGGACCTGCCCTACAGAGACGAAAACTCAGGGGAGTACACATGTGTGAAATGGGGACAAAAAATCTATGTGAAGTTTCGGA GCTGTGACAACTGCGTAGAACTGGACATGACCTCTCTGGTCGGCATGGCGATAGGACAGGTGGTGGCCACGTCTGTGGTCGGAGTGGCCGTCTACATCCTGGTTTCTCAGGCTCAGACTGGTCGAGTCGCCCCTAAACAGAAAA ACTCCAACAAGCAGCATCATGGCCCCAATGAGACGAGCCACAGACCTACCAATGACCATTACCAG CCTTTGAGACGAGATGCCCAAAAGAGAGATGAGTATGACGAACTCCAGCCTAAAAGGAGATACAATTAA